One window of the Streptomyces sp. ITFR-21 genome contains the following:
- a CDS encoding alpha/beta hydrolase, which translates to MAVSRGLRRLTAALVGGLIGVTPVTGAAALTPVTGAAGAAAGLRGFYRQSVDWGACPEAEAPARAECGTVEVPLDYRHPKGMTLDVAVSRLPATGPGLRLGALAVNFGGPGVSGVTELDARAEDLAGLNRRYDLIGFDPRGVARSAPVNCGDLSGVTTPARLAEACTHFSGWLLPWLGTPDAARDLDVIRQAVGDDRLAYLGFSYGARLGAVYAHQFPARAGRIVLDGVPDPALDTAATALGQARAFQKALTAFAADCAAADCPLPGRDAAEVLAGITADARRLDGGTLPTDIGDLDHADYLRGVQNALYSKDSWPYLRQALGAVRGGDGDSMMRLAYPQASGAEAVGDWAGEPQDNTETAKLAIDCRDTSERRTAAQLRALDARFAAASPVFGRGIEATLLACTGWPRGGDATRHVAAPHAPQMLMVGTTGDPATPYPGARGMAKALGNGSHVLTYRGEGHGAYFAHSACVREAVDAYLLEGALPPDGAAC; encoded by the coding sequence ATGGCCGTATCACGTGGGCTGCGGCGGCTGACCGCCGCGCTGGTGGGAGGGCTGATCGGCGTCACCCCGGTCACCGGGGCCGCCGCGCTCACCCCCGTGACCGGGGCCGCCGGCGCGGCGGCCGGGCTGCGCGGGTTCTACCGGCAGAGCGTCGACTGGGGCGCCTGCCCCGAGGCGGAGGCGCCCGCCAGGGCCGAGTGCGGCACCGTGGAGGTGCCGCTGGACTACCGGCACCCCAAGGGCATGACCCTCGACGTCGCCGTCAGCCGGCTGCCCGCCACCGGGCCGGGGCTGCGGCTCGGGGCGCTCGCGGTGAACTTCGGCGGGCCCGGCGTCTCCGGCGTCACCGAACTCGACGCCCGCGCCGAGGACCTGGCCGGCCTCAACCGGCGCTACGACCTGATCGGCTTCGACCCGCGCGGTGTCGCCCGCTCGGCGCCGGTGAACTGCGGCGACCTCAGCGGCGTCACCACCCCCGCCCGGCTGGCCGAGGCGTGCACGCACTTCTCCGGCTGGCTGCTGCCCTGGCTCGGCACCCCCGACGCGGCCCGCGACCTGGACGTCATACGCCAGGCGGTCGGCGACGACCGCCTGGCCTACCTCGGCTTCTCCTACGGCGCCCGGCTCGGCGCGGTCTACGCGCACCAGTTCCCGGCCCGCGCGGGCCGTATCGTGCTCGACGGCGTCCCCGACCCGGCGCTCGACACCGCCGCCACCGCGCTCGGCCAGGCCCGCGCCTTCCAGAAGGCGCTCACCGCCTTCGCCGCGGACTGCGCCGCCGCCGACTGCCCGCTGCCCGGCCGCGACGCCGCCGAGGTCCTGGCCGGCATCACGGCGGACGCCCGGCGGCTGGACGGCGGCACCCTCCCCACCGACATCGGCGACCTGGACCACGCGGACTACCTCCGGGGCGTGCAGAACGCCCTGTACTCCAAGGACAGCTGGCCCTACCTCCGCCAGGCCCTCGGCGCGGTCCGCGGCGGCGACGGCGATTCGATGATGCGGCTGGCGTACCCGCAGGCGTCCGGCGCGGAGGCCGTCGGCGACTGGGCGGGCGAGCCGCAGGACAACACCGAGACCGCCAAGCTCGCCATCGACTGCCGCGACACCTCCGAACGCCGCACCGCGGCGCAGCTGCGCGCCCTCGACGCCCGCTTCGCCGCCGCCTCCCCGGTCTTCGGCCGCGGCATAGAGGCCACGCTGCTGGCCTGTACGGGGTGGCCCCGCGGCGGCGACGCCACCCGGCACGTGGCCGCGCCGCACGCCCCCCAGATGCTGATGGTCGGCACGACCGGCGACCCCGCCACGCCGTACCCCGGCGCCCGCGGCATGGCCAAGGCCCTCGGCAACGGCAGCCACGTCCTCACCTACCGCGGCGAGGGCCACGGCGCGTACTTCGCCCACAGCGCCTGCGTACGCGAGGCGGTGGACGCCTACCTGCTGGAGGGCGCGCTGCCACCCGACGGCGCGGCCTGCTGA
- a CDS encoding eCIS core domain-containing protein: MGSSALPADVRRELESLFGAELGRVRVHRGAAGAAVAWTLGADMHFAPGAFRPEDPYGRKVLGHEVAHVLQQRTGRTGRGAGRWALEAEADAAGERFAHGRPVRIAAGSGAARPTVQYYTVVAPPGRAGAGVTVGAGIWSNPTASQDAFVGQNNANAAAPLGAANPGVSFLTPANNLNLVSADPTGVTLRVSAGGRMAVEDCDLALRQPKVFYAHPDVIAESNAWRQAVGSEVLLAADTGPGAQTVTVGGQVLFRVTLRAFGGRWFDAVGPQNCDNVIAAALGVGELTPRLAADLGELPSAAPEYEVARFLVAPAPAAVGGQPQSVAQAATMRVIAAAYGAALRAGTLRAVKGASAAQHFGVNQYASPEVGEGFTICSLLHVPVGVSAMNSEVSTDVSRAGDPVLERSRIWNAHYAGVVARDGADVITLENYARTHEVADGALRPRIGYYFQMYDTAPAAPPAHTFHGAWAAAPVRAVVVADAAVAPGATHRPVRNGTKTFTNPLTLPVAIAGRGYYAFLSGRFKDQTDAQLQSAHPAAAATDAPLAQLQAVLRGLAYAMRRADTGKPTRRDLVDPWLASLRAANDPTGPTAPRNRIAVAYTLSRFEALPLT; the protein is encoded by the coding sequence ATGGGATCGTCAGCGTTACCCGCAGACGTACGGCGCGAGCTGGAGAGCCTGTTCGGCGCGGAGTTGGGGAGGGTGCGGGTGCACCGGGGTGCCGCCGGGGCGGCGGTGGCCTGGACGCTGGGCGCGGACATGCACTTCGCGCCCGGCGCGTTCCGGCCCGAGGACCCGTACGGGCGAAAGGTGCTGGGGCACGAGGTGGCCCACGTCCTGCAGCAGCGGACCGGCCGGACCGGCCGCGGCGCCGGCCGCTGGGCGCTGGAGGCGGAGGCGGACGCGGCGGGGGAGCGGTTCGCGCACGGGCGGCCGGTGCGGATAGCCGCCGGGAGCGGCGCGGCCCGCCCGACCGTCCAGTACTACACGGTCGTCGCGCCCCCCGGCCGGGCCGGCGCCGGGGTCACCGTCGGCGCCGGCATCTGGTCGAACCCGACCGCCTCGCAGGACGCCTTCGTCGGCCAGAACAACGCCAACGCCGCCGCACCCCTCGGCGCGGCCAACCCCGGCGTGTCCTTCCTGACACCCGCCAACAACCTCAACCTCGTCTCGGCCGACCCGACCGGCGTCACCCTGCGGGTCTCGGCGGGCGGCCGGATGGCCGTCGAGGACTGCGACCTCGCGCTCCGCCAGCCGAAGGTGTTCTACGCGCACCCGGACGTCATCGCGGAGAGCAACGCCTGGCGCCAGGCTGTCGGTTCCGAGGTGCTGCTCGCCGCCGACACCGGGCCGGGCGCCCAGACCGTCACCGTGGGCGGGCAGGTGCTGTTCCGGGTGACGCTGCGCGCCTTCGGCGGCCGCTGGTTCGACGCGGTGGGACCGCAGAACTGCGACAACGTGATCGCCGCGGCGCTCGGCGTCGGCGAGCTGACGCCGCGCCTGGCCGCCGACCTCGGCGAACTGCCCAGCGCCGCGCCGGAGTACGAGGTGGCCCGTTTCCTGGTCGCGCCGGCGCCGGCCGCGGTGGGCGGGCAGCCGCAGAGCGTCGCGCAGGCCGCCACCATGCGGGTCATCGCGGCGGCCTACGGCGCGGCGCTGCGGGCCGGCACGCTGCGGGCGGTCAAAGGCGCCTCGGCGGCGCAGCACTTCGGCGTCAACCAGTACGCGTCCCCCGAGGTCGGCGAGGGATTCACCATCTGCTCGCTGCTGCACGTGCCGGTCGGCGTCAGCGCGATGAACTCCGAGGTGAGCACCGACGTGTCCCGGGCCGGTGACCCGGTGCTGGAGAGGTCCCGGATCTGGAACGCCCACTACGCCGGGGTGGTGGCCCGGGACGGCGCCGACGTGATCACGCTGGAGAACTACGCCAGGACCCACGAGGTCGCCGACGGCGCTCTCCGGCCCCGGATCGGCTACTACTTCCAGATGTACGACACCGCCCCGGCGGCCCCGCCGGCCCACACCTTCCACGGTGCCTGGGCGGCGGCGCCGGTACGCGCCGTCGTGGTCGCGGACGCGGCGGTCGCACCCGGTGCGACCCACCGGCCGGTGCGCAACGGGACGAAGACGTTCACCAACCCGCTGACCCTGCCGGTGGCCATCGCGGGCCGGGGCTACTACGCCTTCCTCAGCGGCCGGTTCAAGGACCAGACCGACGCGCAGCTGCAGAGCGCCCACCCGGCCGCCGCCGCGACCGACGCACCCCTGGCCCAACTCCAGGCGGTGCTGCGCGGACTGGCCTACGCGATGCGCCGCGCCGACACCGGCAAGCCCACCCGCCGCGACCTGGTCGACCCCTGGCTGGCCTCCCTGCGAGCCGCCAACGACCCGACAGGCCCGACCGCCCCCCGCAACCGCATCGCGGTGGCCTACACCCTGTCCCGGTTCGAGGCCCTCCCCCTCACCTGA
- a CDS encoding M6 family metalloprotease domain-containing protein, whose translation MAAVLRTGLRLLALTAVGLLAVGSAVSAGPHGPAVHASPPPAGRPCALRAVPGVAMSEGFPDQAARGPGAEFAPSTGTVRALTVMIDFPDARAPYGARERYGEFFPAVRQWYARASFGRLDYESTPVLRWIRMPRPFTAYRIGRGYGWDAHTAMMRDLLKAADRGIDFRGYDILNVLVTPNAGPPADEAVLSVTWTGASAVTTDEGAHLDKVSLIYGHDQSGSRVLSHENGHTFGLPDLYAADDFARTDVLAGQWDTMSLDWGLQGDVFAWHKWRLGWLTDGQIACDTGSGQATYTLRPIEVPGGRKAVIIPYGPARAYVLEVRAAAGNDVDACREGVLAYRVRTDVDSGQGPVTVTDAHPLTSACDFSSGAFNSLNDAPFGVGESWKDADSGASFRVLAHSAAGEWEVRVTRR comes from the coding sequence GTGGCGGCGGTGCTGCGCACCGGGCTGCGGCTGCTGGCCCTGACCGCGGTCGGTCTGCTCGCCGTCGGCTCCGCCGTCTCGGCGGGTCCGCACGGCCCCGCCGTGCACGCCTCGCCGCCGCCCGCGGGCCGCCCCTGCGCGCTGCGGGCCGTTCCCGGGGTCGCGATGTCCGAGGGCTTCCCCGACCAGGCGGCGCGCGGGCCGGGAGCGGAGTTCGCGCCCTCCACCGGGACCGTCCGGGCGCTCACCGTGATGATCGACTTCCCCGACGCCAGAGCCCCCTACGGCGCCCGGGAGCGCTACGGCGAGTTCTTCCCCGCGGTCAGGCAGTGGTACGCCCGCGCCTCGTTCGGCCGGCTGGACTACGAGTCCACCCCGGTACTGCGCTGGATACGCATGCCGCGGCCGTTCACGGCGTACCGGATCGGCCGTGGCTACGGCTGGGACGCGCACACCGCGATGATGCGCGACCTGCTCAAGGCCGCGGACCGCGGCATCGACTTCCGCGGCTACGACATCCTCAACGTCCTGGTCACGCCCAACGCCGGGCCGCCCGCCGACGAGGCGGTGCTCTCGGTGACCTGGACCGGCGCCTCGGCCGTCACCACCGACGAGGGCGCCCACCTGGACAAGGTGTCGCTCATCTACGGGCACGACCAGTCGGGTTCACGCGTCCTCAGCCACGAGAACGGCCACACCTTCGGGCTGCCCGACCTCTACGCGGCCGACGACTTCGCCCGCACGGACGTGCTGGCCGGGCAGTGGGACACCATGTCGCTGGACTGGGGCCTGCAGGGGGACGTGTTCGCCTGGCACAAGTGGCGGCTCGGCTGGCTCACCGACGGCCAGATCGCCTGCGACACCGGCAGCGGCCAGGCCACGTACACGCTCCGCCCGATCGAGGTACCCGGCGGGCGCAAGGCGGTGATCATCCCCTACGGGCCCGCCCGCGCGTACGTGCTGGAGGTGCGGGCGGCGGCCGGCAACGACGTGGACGCCTGCCGGGAGGGGGTGCTGGCGTACCGGGTGCGCACCGACGTGGACTCCGGGCAGGGGCCGGTGACCGTCACCGACGCCCATCCGCTCACCTCCGCCTGCGACTTCAGCAGCGGCGCCTTCAACTCGCTGAACGACGCGCCCTTCGGGGTGGGGGAGAGCTGGAAGGACGCCGACTCGGGGGCGTCCTTCCGGGTGCTCGCGCACAGCGCGGCGGGTGAGTGGGAGGTCCGCGTCACCCGCCGCTGA
- a CDS encoding OsmC family peroxiredoxin, with product MATTRTATTQWKGPLIGGAGTVSLDTSGVGTYEVSWPSRAEAANGKTSPEELIAAAHSSCYSMALSNGLAGAGNPPETIQTVANVTFQPGEGITGITLSVKARVPGLDAEGFEAAAQDAKANCPVSKALAGVNITLEAELLS from the coding sequence ATGGCAACCACCCGCACCGCGACCACCCAGTGGAAGGGCCCGCTGATCGGCGGCGCCGGCACCGTCTCGCTGGACACGTCCGGCGTCGGCACGTACGAGGTCTCCTGGCCCTCGCGCGCCGAGGCCGCGAACGGGAAGACCAGCCCCGAGGAGCTGATCGCCGCGGCCCACTCGTCCTGCTACTCGATGGCGCTGTCCAACGGCCTGGCCGGTGCCGGCAACCCGCCGGAGACCATCCAGACGGTGGCGAACGTGACGTTCCAGCCCGGCGAGGGCATCACCGGCATCACCCTCTCGGTGAAGGCCCGGGTGCCCGGACTGGACGCCGAGGGCTTCGAGGCCGCGGCGCAGGACGCCAAGGCCAACTGCCCGGTCAGCAAGGCGCTCGCGGGCGTGAACATCACCCTTGAGGCCGAGCTGCTCAGCTGA
- a CDS encoding M6 family metalloprotease domain-containing protein codes for MAGFAGLVAWTLMTGPAAHAAGSLCLLPRTAAHHSEGVDGWESDYAHPAGDVRALMVFLSFPDGEPRLTPAEVAADHFPGTARFFDRASFGRFRLHVHPQTRWLRMPHPSTDYLISRDWDATERTAYLRDAIAAADPVTDFHGYDVVYLIADPDAPGVDSDATKVVNLATPLTVDGTPLRRLVTVFEHHPPDHNVLAHETGHVFDLPDLYFRPPAGSNADWDTHVGDWDLMGSQFGLAPDPFAWHKWKLGWLGRDQVGCVSRTGTAYYDLSPDETGGGTKLLVVRTGADTALAVEARDRTGNDRYACRAGVLLYRVRSDRESGDGPIDVVDGHPGSSACPATSVYPPLADAPLGVGESYALPDGSTRVTVTARAAAGTWTVRVTEGLPGSRSGSGV; via the coding sequence GTGGCCGGCTTCGCCGGCCTGGTCGCCTGGACGCTGATGACCGGCCCGGCCGCCCACGCGGCCGGGAGCCTGTGCCTGCTGCCGCGGACCGCCGCGCACCACTCGGAAGGGGTGGACGGCTGGGAGAGCGACTACGCGCACCCCGCCGGGGACGTCAGGGCGCTGATGGTCTTCCTGTCGTTCCCCGACGGCGAGCCGCGGCTGACCCCGGCCGAGGTCGCCGCCGACCACTTCCCGGGCACCGCCCGGTTCTTCGACCGGGCCTCGTTCGGGAGGTTCCGGCTGCACGTCCACCCGCAGACCCGCTGGCTGCGGATGCCGCACCCGTCGACGGACTACCTGATCAGCCGCGACTGGGACGCCACCGAGCGCACCGCCTACCTGCGGGACGCGATCGCCGCCGCCGACCCGGTCACCGACTTCCACGGCTACGACGTGGTGTACCTAATCGCCGACCCGGACGCGCCCGGCGTGGACTCCGACGCCACCAAGGTCGTCAACCTCGCCACGCCCCTCACCGTGGACGGCACCCCGCTGCGCCGGCTCGTCACCGTCTTCGAGCACCACCCGCCGGACCACAACGTGCTGGCCCACGAGACCGGTCATGTCTTCGACCTGCCCGACCTGTACTTCCGGCCGCCCGCCGGCAGCAACGCCGACTGGGACACCCACGTCGGCGACTGGGACCTGATGGGCAGCCAGTTCGGGCTGGCGCCCGACCCGTTCGCCTGGCACAAGTGGAAGCTCGGCTGGCTCGGCCGCGACCAGGTCGGCTGCGTGTCGCGCACCGGCACCGCGTACTACGACCTGAGCCCCGACGAGACCGGCGGCGGCACCAAGCTGCTGGTCGTCCGGACCGGCGCCGACACCGCGCTCGCCGTCGAGGCCCGCGACCGCACCGGCAACGACCGCTACGCCTGCCGCGCGGGCGTGCTGCTCTACCGGGTGCGCTCCGACCGGGAGTCGGGCGACGGCCCGATCGACGTGGTCGACGGCCACCCCGGCAGCTCGGCGTGCCCCGCCACCTCGGTGTACCCGCCGCTGGCCGACGCGCCGCTCGGGGTGGGGGAGTCCTACGCACTGCCCGACGGCTCGACCCGGGTCACGGTCACGGCCCGCGCCGCCGCCGGCACCTGGACGGTCCGCGTCACCGAAGGCCTGCCGGGCAGCCGCTCCGGAAGCGGGGTCTAG
- a CDS encoding glycosyl hydrolase family 18 protein, with product MQSRKRALVAAATSAALAVGALTALVTGVGSAQAAPAPAAAKPAAAAASSGGVKIAYYDQWSVYGNAYYPKQLDTSGVAGKLDILNYSFENIDPTNLTCFEATKASDASNESNPNAGDGAGDAFADYQKSFGAADSVDGVGDVWDQPIVGNFNQLKKLKAKHPQLKIVASIGGWTYSKYFSDAAKTDASRKKLVSSCIDMFIKGNLPVQGGYGGAGTAAGIFDGFDIDWEYPGSPNGHTGNHYSTADKANFTALLAEFRTELDAYGAANGGKHMLLTAALPAGQDKIANVETNKISAYLDYANIMTYDMHGAFETTGPTNFQDPLYQSPSDPSSPIAPGTEKYSTDAAITAWTTGDAAYGIAGGFPADKITMGYPLYYRGWTGVPAGSNHGLYSSATGPAAARSLSATAGTAYYKELTGFVDNAADTFYDTASQTNYFYNGTEFWTGLGAQSIQAKADYAHCHGLGGSMMYSLLDLDASATLFNKIVTATNGSATGCSTTTTPPTTPPTTPPTTPPTTPPTTPPTTPPTTPPTTPPAACGSLPAWSATAIYVGGDQVSYAGHKWLAKWWTTNEVPGTTGQWGVWQDNGPC from the coding sequence GGCAGCCCCCGCGCCGGCCGCGGCCAAGCCCGCCGCCGCCGCGGCGAGCAGCGGCGGCGTCAAGATCGCGTACTACGACCAGTGGAGCGTGTACGGCAACGCGTACTACCCGAAGCAGCTCGACACCTCGGGCGTCGCGGGCAAGCTGGACATCCTCAACTACTCGTTCGAGAACATCGATCCGACCAACCTGACCTGTTTCGAGGCCACCAAGGCGTCCGACGCCAGCAACGAGAGCAACCCCAACGCCGGTGACGGCGCGGGCGACGCCTTCGCCGACTACCAGAAGTCGTTCGGCGCCGCCGACAGCGTCGACGGTGTGGGCGACGTCTGGGACCAGCCCATCGTCGGCAACTTCAACCAGCTGAAGAAGCTGAAGGCCAAGCACCCGCAGCTGAAGATCGTCGCCTCGATCGGCGGCTGGACGTACTCCAAGTACTTCTCCGACGCGGCCAAGACCGACGCCAGCCGGAAGAAGCTGGTCAGCTCCTGCATCGACATGTTCATCAAGGGCAACCTGCCGGTGCAGGGCGGCTACGGCGGTGCGGGCACCGCGGCCGGCATCTTCGACGGCTTCGACATCGACTGGGAGTACCCCGGCTCGCCCAACGGCCACACCGGCAACCACTACAGCACCGCGGACAAGGCGAACTTCACCGCGCTGCTGGCCGAGTTCCGCACCGAGCTGGACGCCTACGGCGCGGCCAACGGCGGCAAGCACATGCTGCTCACCGCGGCCCTGCCGGCCGGCCAGGACAAGATCGCCAACGTCGAGACCAACAAGATCAGCGCCTACCTCGACTACGCGAACATCATGACGTACGACATGCACGGCGCCTTCGAGACCACCGGGCCCACCAACTTCCAGGACCCGCTGTACCAGTCGCCGAGCGACCCGTCGTCGCCGATCGCGCCCGGCACCGAGAAGTACAGCACCGACGCGGCGATCACGGCGTGGACCACCGGTGACGCCGCCTACGGTATCGCCGGCGGCTTCCCGGCCGACAAGATCACCATGGGCTACCCGCTCTACTACCGCGGCTGGACCGGGGTGCCGGCGGGCAGCAATCACGGCCTGTACTCCTCGGCCACCGGCCCGGCCGCGGCACGCAGCCTCAGCGCCACCGCGGGCACCGCGTACTACAAGGAGCTCACCGGGTTCGTCGACAACGCCGCGGACACCTTCTACGACACGGCGAGCCAGACGAACTACTTCTACAACGGCACCGAGTTCTGGACCGGGCTCGGCGCCCAGTCCATCCAGGCCAAGGCGGACTACGCGCACTGCCACGGCCTCGGCGGCTCGATGATGTACTCGCTGCTCGACCTGGACGCGTCGGCGACGCTCTTCAACAAGATCGTCACCGCCACCAACGGCTCGGCAACCGGCTGCTCCACCACCACGACGCCGCCGACCACGCCGCCCACGACGCCGCCGACCACGCCGCCGACCACGCCGCCCACGACGCCGCCGACCACGCCGCCCACCACGCCGCCGACCACCCCGCCGGCCGCCTGCGGCAGCCTGCCCGCCTGGAGCGCCACCGCGATCTACGTCGGCGGCGACCAGGTCTCCTACGCCGGCCACAAGTGGCTGGCGAAGTGGTGGACCACCAACGAGGTCCCCGGCACCACCGGGCAGTGGGGCGTCTGGCAGGACAACGGCCCCTGCTGA
- a CDS encoding putative bifunctional diguanylate cyclase/phosphodiesterase: protein MALLGPDGTVLAANAALATLLRTSPERMTSVGAGPLLGLTGDSHTGAAFHDVLTGRRDRLRCTRRIARPDGSSLRAEITLAHTGSRPLLLTVEDVGERDTLREQLRHLRMHDPVTRLPNRALFFERLAAACEDAPRRRHRGAAGATGRIGLCYLDLDGFKAVNDTLGHHVGDELLTAVAARLLVCARPGGHLVARLGGDEFALLLRDSTGTGQATALAAAVLAALQHPFDIAGHRLAVSASIGVVEREAAGASATGLMQAADTTLYWAKTDGKARWTLFDPERNEHRMTRQALSRTLRQAVVRGEFVLEYQPLVALDTGELRGVEALVRWEHPHFGRLAPNRFIGLAEEDGSIVQLGRWVLAESCRQARSWQQAYPATPLVVSVNVAVRQMWDSDLVADVGAILRETGLPARLLQLELTESAVMGSAGRPLQALHALHEMGVRIAIDDFGTGYSNLAYMSRLPVSALKLDGSFVQGFRSAEHPNPADETIVEALVDLAHRLGLTVTAECVENAEQAERLRRIGCDTGQGWHYSRPVPAAAISELLR from the coding sequence ATGGCCCTGCTCGGCCCGGACGGCACCGTCCTCGCCGCCAACGCCGCGCTCGCCACGCTGCTGCGTACTTCACCCGAACGGATGACATCGGTCGGGGCCGGACCGCTGCTCGGCCTGACCGGCGACTCGCACACCGGGGCCGCCTTCCACGACGTGCTGACCGGCCGCCGCGACCGGCTGCGCTGCACCCGGCGGATCGCCCGCCCGGACGGCAGCAGCCTGCGCGCCGAGATCACGCTGGCGCACACCGGCTCCCGGCCGCTGCTGCTGACCGTCGAGGACGTCGGCGAACGCGACACGCTGCGCGAGCAGTTGCGGCACCTGCGGATGCACGACCCGGTGACCCGGCTGCCGAACCGGGCGCTGTTCTTCGAACGGCTGGCCGCCGCCTGCGAGGACGCCCCCCGCCGGCGGCACCGCGGCGCCGCCGGCGCCACCGGCCGGATCGGCCTGTGCTACCTGGACCTGGACGGCTTCAAGGCGGTCAACGACACGCTCGGGCACCACGTCGGCGACGAACTCCTCACCGCGGTGGCCGCCCGGCTGCTGGTCTGCGCCAGGCCCGGCGGGCATCTGGTCGCGCGGCTCGGCGGCGACGAGTTCGCCCTGCTGCTGCGGGACTCCACCGGGACCGGGCAGGCCACCGCACTCGCCGCGGCGGTGCTCGCCGCGCTCCAGCACCCGTTCGACATCGCGGGGCACCGGCTCGCGGTGTCGGCCAGTATCGGGGTGGTGGAGCGCGAGGCGGCCGGCGCCTCCGCGACCGGGCTGATGCAGGCCGCCGACACCACGCTGTACTGGGCCAAGACCGACGGCAAGGCGCGCTGGACGCTCTTCGACCCCGAGCGCAACGAGCACCGGATGACCCGGCAGGCGCTGTCGCGTACCCTCCGGCAGGCCGTCGTCCGCGGTGAGTTCGTCCTGGAGTACCAGCCGCTGGTGGCGCTCGACACCGGCGAGCTGCGGGGCGTGGAGGCCCTGGTGCGCTGGGAGCACCCGCACTTCGGCCGGCTGGCGCCCAACCGCTTCATCGGGCTGGCCGAGGAGGACGGCTCGATCGTGCAGCTGGGCCGCTGGGTGCTCGCCGAGTCGTGCCGGCAGGCCCGGAGCTGGCAGCAGGCGTACCCGGCGACGCCGCTGGTGGTCAGCGTGAACGTGGCCGTCCGGCAGATGTGGGACTCCGACCTGGTGGCCGACGTCGGCGCGATCCTGCGGGAGACCGGGCTGCCGGCCCGGCTGCTCCAGCTGGAGCTGACCGAGTCCGCGGTGATGGGCTCGGCCGGCCGGCCGCTCCAGGCGCTGCACGCGCTGCACGAGATGGGGGTGCGGATCGCCATCGACGACTTCGGCACCGGCTACTCCAACCTCGCCTACATGAGCCGGCTGCCGGTCTCCGCGCTCAAGCTGGACGGCTCCTTCGTACAGGGCTTCCGCTCCGCGGAGCACCCCAACCCCGCCGACGAGACGATCGTGGAGGCCCTGGTGGACCTGGCCCACCGGCTCGGCCTGACGGTCACCGCGGAGTGCGTGGAGAACGCCGAGCAGGCCGAGCGGCTGCGCCGGATCGGCTGCGACACCGGCCAGGGCTGGCACTACTCCCGGCCGGTGCCGGCCGCGGCGATCTCCGAGCTGCTGCGCTGA
- a CDS encoding phosphatidylglycerol lysyltransferase domain-containing protein produces the protein MGHWLGDAYRVRVVDTGREPLFLLLPGLLGSFLFIRISARMIRRGAKWWPGNVRPGGTHIHHVVFGQVMMPAGGVGAFAVRGGGRVAYDLLAVLFGLGCGLVLDEYALVLHLEDVYWKEEGRQSVDAVILAVAVIGLLLVGQAPLGGYVGGRSYRSYPVAAVLVAFVVLCLMTGKVWTGLLGVMVPLLAVVGALRLTRPASPWARWRYAAGPRRMARAERREDGIHRRFTAAMTAAGYSVVVRRERGVGAAEWGRLAALADAWRRWRGGVEPGRVGDAGDGECVVAQCPDPRGRARAVLAFVPWGPDGLALDLVWRDRESGRAPVDFLLTEVLLRANAGTPPLDGVRRVSFNLVRRPSEPYGPRRQERYLLFERRAELPRVLAAGALAEGLRAKRRLLPPPPTPPPTPPAARPAEHGR, from the coding sequence ATGGGGCACTGGCTGGGTGACGCGTACCGTGTGCGCGTCGTGGACACCGGCCGTGAACCCCTCTTCCTGCTTCTGCCGGGCCTGCTCGGCTCGTTCCTCTTCATCCGGATCAGCGCGCGGATGATCCGGCGCGGCGCGAAGTGGTGGCCCGGCAACGTCCGGCCCGGCGGGACGCACATCCACCATGTCGTGTTCGGCCAGGTGATGATGCCGGCCGGCGGGGTCGGCGCGTTCGCGGTACGCGGCGGCGGACGGGTGGCGTACGACCTGCTGGCGGTGCTGTTCGGGCTCGGCTGCGGGCTGGTGCTGGACGAGTACGCGCTGGTGCTGCACCTGGAGGACGTGTACTGGAAGGAGGAGGGGCGGCAGTCCGTCGACGCGGTGATCCTCGCGGTGGCGGTGATCGGGCTGCTGCTGGTCGGGCAGGCGCCGCTGGGCGGGTACGTGGGCGGCCGGTCGTACCGCTCGTACCCGGTGGCCGCGGTGCTGGTGGCGTTCGTGGTGCTCTGCCTGATGACGGGCAAGGTGTGGACCGGCCTGCTCGGCGTCATGGTGCCGCTGCTCGCGGTGGTGGGGGCGCTGCGGCTGACCCGGCCGGCGAGTCCGTGGGCGCGCTGGCGGTACGCGGCCGGGCCCCGGCGGATGGCGCGGGCCGAGCGGCGCGAGGACGGCATCCACCGGCGGTTCACGGCGGCGATGACCGCCGCCGGGTACTCCGTGGTGGTGCGGCGGGAGAGGGGTGTCGGCGCGGCGGAGTGGGGGCGGCTCGCCGCGCTGGCGGACGCCTGGCGTCGGTGGCGCGGCGGGGTGGAGCCCGGGCGGGTGGGGGACGCCGGGGACGGGGAGTGCGTGGTCGCCCAGTGCCCGGACCCGCGCGGGCGGGCCCGCGCGGTGCTGGCGTTCGTGCCGTGGGGGCCGGACGGGCTGGCGCTGGACCTGGTCTGGCGGGACCGGGAGTCGGGGCGGGCGCCGGTGGACTTCCTGCTGACCGAGGTGCTGCTGCGGGCGAACGCCGGGACTCCGCCGCTCGACGGGGTGCGCCGGGTGTCCTTCAACCTGGTCCGGCGGCCGTCCGAGCCGTACGGCCCGCGCCGCCAGGAGCGCTACCTGCTGTTCGAGCGCCGGGCCGAACTCCCCCGGGTGCTGGCCGCGGGCGCCCTCGCCGAGGGCCTCCGCGCCAAACGCCGCCTCCTGCCGCCCCCGCCGACACCCCCGCCGACACCCCCCGCCGCGCGCCCGGCCGAACACGGCCGCTGA